Genomic segment of Rhodococcus sp. W8901:
CTGATGAGCAAGGTATTTTCTGTGCCCGTCGGCGTCGGGTTAGGCTGACGCGACACCTGGTCGTTCCCCCGCTGCGTCACACTGGGTGCTTACTGCCAGCACACGATCACGGGAGAGCACCAGCCAGTGTCTCAGCTTGCACGTGCCGGGCGGCGGCCACGCGCGCACGCGGCGTATCGCACACTCGTCGGCTGGGCGCCCGCGCTGCTCGCACTGTCGGTGCTGGCCAGGCTGCTGTGGATGGTCCTGACGCCCAACGGTCTCAATCTCGTCGACCTGCACGTGTACGTCGACGGCTCCGCAGCGCTCCTGAGCGGTGACCTGTACGGATTCACGTATTCGGAAGAGACACCCGAGTTCCCGCTGCCCTTCACATATCCGCCGTTCGCGGCGCTCGTGTTCCTGCCGCTGCACTACCTGCCATTCTCGGTCGTCGGATTCTGTTGGCAGCTGTGCACCGTCCTCGCCCTGTACTGGGTGATCCGAATCAGCCTCGAGCTGCTGGTCGGATCGGCCGCCGTCGGGGACCGGCACTGGAAGTACCTGGCGATGCTGTGGACCGCGATCGGGGTGTGGACCGAACCGGTGCGCACGACGCTCGACTACGGCCAGGTCAATGTGTTCCTCGTCCTCGGTGCGATGCTGGCCGTCCGCAGCACCCGCTGGTGGGTGTCCGGTGGCATCGTCGGGATCCTCGCCGGCATCAAGCTGACCCCCGCCGTCACCGGCCTGTACTTCGTCGCTCAGCGCCGCTGGCGCGCCGCGGTGTTCTCGGCGATCGCGTTCTTCGGAACCATCGGGCTGAGCTACCTCGTGATCAGTGCACAGGCTCGTGACTACTTCACGTCGAAGTTCGGTGACGCCGACCGGATCGGACCCGTCGGGTCGGCGTGGAACCAGTCGCTGCGCGGCGCCCTCAGCAGGATCGTCGGCCACGACGTCGAGTCGGGTCCCGTGTGGCTGATCGCGGTCGCGCTGTCGGCCCTGCTCGCCTTCCTGGCGTGGCGCGCCCTGGCCCGCGACGACAGGCTCGGCACGCTGGTCCTGGTGCAACTCTTCGGACTGCTGATCTCCCCGATCTCGTGGGTCCACCACTGGGTGTGGGTGTTGCCGATGCTCATCTGGCTCGTCCACGGTCCGTATGCGCGGATGGT
This window contains:
- a CDS encoding mannosyltransferase; translated protein: MSQLARAGRRPRAHAAYRTLVGWAPALLALSVLARLLWMVLTPNGLNLVDLHVYVDGSAALLSGDLYGFTYSEETPEFPLPFTYPPFAALVFLPLHYLPFSVVGFCWQLCTVLALYWVIRISLELLVGSAAVGDRHWKYLAMLWTAIGVWTEPVRTTLDYGQVNVFLVLGAMLAVRSTRWWVSGGIVGILAGIKLTPAVTGLYFVAQRRWRAAVFSAIAFFGTIGLSYLVISAQARDYFTSKFGDADRIGPVGSAWNQSLRGALSRIVGHDVESGPVWLIAVALSALLAFLAWRALARDDRLGTLVLVQLFGLLISPISWVHHWVWVLPMLIWLVHGPYARMVGTRVVASLWLIVTVIGVPWVLKQVEDDAISRPGALAWAGTVNVAGALVVFAWVAYAGRRVRATQTRPDRRSAVPAPDPAQ